GCTTCGGCTGGAAGAGCCAGCACGGGAGCCTGGTATCGTTTTCCGCCGATGCCTATCTCAACGAAATGGGCATAACCAGCCCACTGCTGCCCGAGGAGAACACCTCGAGCGGCATGCCCGTCGGCTACGGCACGGCGTACGATCCGGTACAGGATCCTGAGGACGACGGCGACGACGTGATTGCGTTCGCCGATTTCATGCGCTCGACCAAGGCGCCACCGCGTGGCGAGATCACCGACACCGTGCTTGCGGGCGCGGCCGTGTTCAAGCGCATCGGTTGCGAGACGTGTCACACTGAATCACTGGCCACCGCCGCACCCGGCACACCGATCAACGGCGGTACATTCGTAATACCCGAGGCACTCGGCAACAAGGTCATCCATCCCTACAGCGATTTCCTGCTGCATGATGTTGGAACCGGGGATGGCATCCCGGTGCAGCCGACACCCGAGTTTGCGCACACGGCCAACGCCATGCGCACCGCACCACTGTGGGGTCTGCAGACACGGAACCGATTGATGCATGACGGACTCACATTTACCCGCCAGGAAGCGATCCAGCGTCACCAGGGACAGGCCAGCACGGTAACGCGGCGATACAACGCACTTTCACCCGAGGAACAAGCGCTGCTGCTGGAGTTCCTGGACTCGCTCTGAGCACCGGACCAAGACTCCCGATATGTGCATCTGGCGAGCTGCCTTGTAATACACCGCCATGCGTCATCGCACCCCCGGGGAAGCAGGCGACGCAGACGGCATGGAGGTATGAATCATGAAGCATCGATACCTGCTGACCGCCGCCGTCTTTGCGACCTGCAGCCTGCCCGCCCAGGAAGGTGCGCAGCTGCTGCTCGAGGCAGACCGCAGTGCCCGCGACCCGGGCACCTCGCCGGTCCTCCGTATTCAACGTTCTCCGAACAGACCCCGGCCCGAGATCAATCCCGGGGCGGGTTTCCGGCGCCTGGACGGTCGCGGGAACAATCTTCGACAACCCGACATGGGGGCTGCAGGCACGCAGCTGCGGCGCTGGGTTCCAGCCGCCTATGCCGACGCGATTGCGGCACCTGCAGGCCCGCTGCGCCCGAGCGCCAGGCGCATCAGCAATATCGTCTCGAGCCAGGACGGCGGCATTCCCAATTCGCGCCGGACCAGCGACTACTTGTGGCTGTGGGGGCAGTTTCTGGATCATGACATCGACCTCACCGACGGTGCCGATCCGGCGGAACTCATACACATTCCGATACCCACTGGTGATCCCGAATTCGATCCAGCGGGCAGCGGCGTCGTGACGCTGCCGATGAACCGCTCCCTGTACGATACCGCCACGGGCTCCGATATGCCCAGACAGCAACTGAACGAGATCACCGCCTGGATCGATGCCTCGAATGTGTATGGCTCCGATGCCGATCGGGCAGCGGCACTGCGGGCAAATGACGGCAGTGGACGGCTGCAGACCAGTGCCGGTGACCTGCTGCCGTTCAATACCGCCGGCCTGCCGAATGCTGGCGGCAGCAGTGCCGACTTGTTCCTGGCCGGCGATGTACGCGCCAACGAGCAAGTTTCGCTGACTGTCATGCACACGCTGTTCGTGCGGGAGCATAACCGGCTGGCGCAGCAGATTGCCGCGGTGAATCCGGGTTTGTCGGACGAGCAGATCTACCAGCGGGCACGGCGGCTGGTGGGTGCGATGATGCAGGCCATCACCTACCGCGAATTTATCCCGGTCCTCCTTGGAAAGGACGCGTTGCCACCCTATACCGGCTACGACAGCCGGGTCGACGCCGGCATCGCCAACCTGTTCTCCACCGCCAGCTTCCGCTTCGGTCACAGTGCGCTCAGCCCCACCCTGCTGCGTCTGGACGTGGACGGCAATCCCATCGCCGCCGGCAACCTCGCCCTGCGTGATGCCTTCTTCTCCCCCAGCGCGATCGCCAAGGCAGGTGGACTGGAGCCCTATCTGCGCGGTCTCGCCACGCAGCGGCATCAGGAGATCGATCCATTTGTCATCGACGATGTACGCAACTTCCTGTTTGGCGCGCCTGGCCAGGGTGGTTTCGACCTGGTAGCGCTCAATCTCACGCGTGGACGGGATCACGGCCTGCCCGACTACAACACCGCACGGGAGGCGATGGGTCTGTCCCCGCAGTCGGGCTTCACAGGAATCAGCGGCGATCCCGCGATCCAGGAACGGCTCAGGGCCGCATACAACGACTCGATCGCGGACGTGGATGCTTGGATCGGTGGACTGGCTGAAGATCACCTGCCGGGCGCACTGGTGGGAGAACTGATCCATGCCGTGTTGGTGCGGCAATTCACCGCCCTGCGCGATGGTGATCGCTTCTGGTACGAACGCACCCTGTCGAAAGGCGATCAGCAACTGGTGAACAACAGCCGGCTCTCAGACATCATTCGGCGCAACACCGGCATTGCCGACGAAATACAGGACGATGTCTTCCACGTGCCGGCCGTAGCAGCAACACCGAGCACCAACAGGCCAAGACCGATAAATGCGCCTGACCGTACCAGGACACGACGTCGTTAGCCGATTCTTCCGATCGGGCTTCCCGGCAGTCTGGGAACCGCAAGCGCTGATCGCTGCGAAGCACGCAGATACAATCTACATTGCGTTTTCTACTTGCTGTTTAAAATGGGTCGGGGTCAGGGCATTTGCGGCCAGACGTCCCTGACCTGTGGGCCGCGCGATGCACGTTCATTCCCGCCATCGCGAGGACCACGAGACCGGAGGCCGCGATAGGCCGACGCAAACTCCCCGGTCAGGCGCTCGATCCGCAGATTGCCACGGCCGCCTGCGGCGGCCTCGCAATAACGAGGATAGTTGTCGGGGTGAAAGGATTTATGGCGAACGTTCCTGTCCGCCATGCCTCGTGACCGCCGCTACGCGCTGTTTAAAATTTGTTCCAGACAAATTTTGTGAACCACTGTCTCGGTCCCAGCTTCCACACGCTCACACAAAATGAAAAGGCCTCCACCGCAGGGTAAGAGGCCTTTTCATTTTGTGTGATTGGTCGGGGCGAGGATTTGAACCTCCGACCACCTGCACCCCATGCAGGTGCGCTACCAGGCTGCGCTACGCCCCGTGGAAACGGTTAGGATTATATACCGACGCGGCCGCGGTTACCGCTTCAGCAGATGCAGCACGTCCTCGAGTTCGACGCGGATCTGGTGCACGATCTGCTGGCTCTGGGTGACGTCTTCCCGGGCCTCCTCGCCTGACATCTTCTGGCGTGCGCCGCCGATGGTAAACCCCTGCTCGTACAGCAGGCTGCGGATCTGGCGGATCATCAGCACATCCTGGCGCTGGTAGTAACGGCGGTTGCCGCGGCGCTTGACCGGCTTCAGTTGCGGAAATTCCTGCTCCCAGTAACGCAGCACGTGCGGCTTGACGCCGCACAGATCGCTCACCTCGCCGATGGTGAAATAGCGCTTGCCGGGGATGACTGGAAGTTCGTTGTTATTGCTCGCTTCCAGCATACGCCTCTACCCTCGCCTTGAGTTTTTGACCGGAACGGAAGGTGACGACGCGTCGTGCGGAGATGGGGATTTCCTCCCCCGTTTTGGGGTTGCGGCCGGGACGCTCGTTCTTTTCCCGCAGATCGAAATTCCCGAACCCGGACAGTTTCACCTGGCGCCCGCCCTCCAGCGCCGCGCGGATTTCCTCGAAAAAGAGTTCGACCAGTTCCTTGGCCTCGCGCTTGTTCAAACCCAGTTCCTCGAACAGCTTTTCTGCCATGTCGGCTTTGGTTAGTGCCATAGCGTTACTCTCTCAGTGATGCCCCAAGTGTCTCCCCGAGCCGGGCGGTGATTCTGCCGACCGCGCCCTCGATGTCCTGCTCGGTTAGTGTGCGGGAATTATCCTGTAGAATCAAGCCGAAAGCCATGCTTTTTCGCCCCTTTTCTACTCCCTGCCCCTGATAGACGTCAAAAATCACCAGCTCCCGCAGCAGCTCGCCCGCCGCGGCGCGAACCTCTGCCAGCACGGCCTCGGCCGCGATGTCAGCGTCGACCACCAGCGCCAGGTCGCGGCGGATCGAGGGGAAGCGCGAGATCGGGGCAAAACGCGCCAGCGTGCCGCGCGCCAGCACCGCGTAGTCCAGCTCGAACAGGCAGGTCGCCGCGTCGAGATCCAGCTGCTGAGCCAGCTGCGGATGCAGGCGGCCGAGCCAGCCGACCGTGACCGCATCCTGGCGGATCGCCGCGCACTGGCCCGGATGCAGTGCCGGGTGGGTGTCCGCCACGAAGCGGAAGTCGCCCCCGGCCCGCGCCAGCAGGGCCTCGACGTCTCGCTTGAGGTCGTAGAAATCGACCGGCCGGGCCTTGCCGTCCCAGTGTTCGGGCAGTCGAGACCCGGCCACGATACCGCCCAGCACC
The window above is part of the Pseudomonadota bacterium genome. Proteins encoded here:
- a CDS encoding di-heme oxidoredictase family protein — encoded protein: MNNRRGGRQAPVSQNLSEAPTGYDNLTNGYLEQGPDYATLNADTVVALRSFNDNRFIFEEVETVADGIGPVYNAQSCRECHENVVTGGASQVAEHRTGRLDGDEFFESLGGSLVHSRATHADIVEHVYYEDTIRTFRLSTSTLGDGYIEALSNDTLLRLRAAQPAAMRGIAVLTPVLEAPGTTRIGRFGWKSQHGSLVSFSADAYLNEMGITSPLLPEENTSSGMPVGYGTAYDPVQDPEDDGDDVIAFADFMRSTKAPPRGEITDTVLAGAAVFKRIGCETCHTESLATAAPGTPINGGTFVIPEALGNKVIHPYSDFLLHDVGTGDGIPVQPTPEFAHTANAMRTAPLWGLQTRNRLMHDGLTFTRQEAIQRHQGQASTVTRRYNALSPEEQALLLEFLDSL
- the ihfA gene encoding integration host factor subunit alpha, producing the protein MALTKADMAEKLFEELGLNKREAKELVELFFEEIRAALEGGRQVKLSGFGNFDLREKNERPGRNPKTGEEIPISARRVVTFRSGQKLKARVEAYAGSEQ
- a CDS encoding peroxidase family protein; the protein is MKHRYLLTAAVFATCSLPAQEGAQLLLEADRSARDPGTSPVLRIQRSPNRPRPEINPGAGFRRLDGRGNNLRQPDMGAAGTQLRRWVPAAYADAIAAPAGPLRPSARRISNIVSSQDGGIPNSRRTSDYLWLWGQFLDHDIDLTDGADPAELIHIPIPTGDPEFDPAGSGVVTLPMNRSLYDTATGSDMPRQQLNEITAWIDASNVYGSDADRAAALRANDGSGRLQTSAGDLLPFNTAGLPNAGGSSADLFLAGDVRANEQVSLTVMHTLFVREHNRLAQQIAAVNPGLSDEQIYQRARRLVGAMMQAITYREFIPVLLGKDALPPYTGYDSRVDAGIANLFSTASFRFGHSALSPTLLRLDVDGNPIAAGNLALRDAFFSPSAIAKAGGLEPYLRGLATQRHQEIDPFVIDDVRNFLFGAPGQGGFDLVALNLTRGRDHGLPDYNTAREAMGLSPQSGFTGISGDPAIQERLRAAYNDSIADVDAWIGGLAEDHLPGALVGELIHAVLVRQFTALRDGDRFWYERTLSKGDQQLVNNSRLSDIIRRNTGIADEIQDDVFHVPAVAATPSTNRPRPINAPDRTRTRRR
- a CDS encoding MerR family transcriptional regulator codes for the protein MLEASNNNELPVIPGKRYFTIGEVSDLCGVKPHVLRYWEQEFPQLKPVKRRGNRRYYQRQDVLMIRQIRSLLYEQGFTIGGARQKMSGEEAREDVTQSQQIVHQIRVELEDVLHLLKR